ACGCCTTGCTCGAGGTGCTCGCCCAGCATCCGATGGAAACGCTGTCGCGCTCGAAGCTCGTCGACCTGCTGCACGGTCCGTATTCGGAAGTGACCGAGCGGGGTATCGACGTGCCGGTGTGGCGCCTGCGCCGCCTGCTCGAAGACGATCCCGCCAATCCGCGTCTGATCCAGACGATACGTGGCACCGGCTACATGTTCGTGCCTCGCGGCAGTGACGATGACCAATCCCTTTAACACGCTGTTCGGCCGGCTCTCGTTGATGACCGTGAGCCTGATCGTGCTGGTTCACATTACCGCCCTGGTGCTCGTGGACCGTGAGCGCGGCCAGATCGACACGGCTCATGCGCAGCGCGCGCTGCTTCTCGCGGTTCAGGCCGAACATGATGGCGCGTTGGCCGCTTCGCATGTATCGGCGATACTCGGCATGTCGTATGTGAAAGCGGGCGACGCGATCGCGTCAGGCTGTCCGGCGCCGTGTGAGAACACCTCGGGTCCGTTCGAACGCGACTTGCGTGCGAAGTTGCCGCCCGGCAGTCAGGTGGTGGTCGACGCCGACGACGGCACGGTGTGGGTGCACTACGCGGGCAACCCGGATTGGCTCAAGCTGCAGAATTCGATGCTGCCGGCGCGGCGTTTTCTCGGTGCGTCGGCGACCATGCTGGTCTTCGCGGTGATCATCGCGTTGTTCGGCGCGTGGCATTTACAGCGCCCGTTGCATCGGTTGGCGCTCGCGGCGCGCGAGTTCCGCGTGGGCCATCGCGCGCCGGTTGTCGAGGCGAGCGGTCCGCGCGAGTTGAAGGAGTTGATCGGCGACTTCAACCAGATGGTGCACGAACTCGCACAGGCCGAGCAGGATCGCGCGGTGATGCTGGCCGGCGTGGCGCACGATCTGCGCGCACCGATTACGCGCATGCAGGTGCGCGCGGATCTGCTGCCCGACGAAGCGAACCGTCGCGGCTTCCTGCGCGATGCGGAGTCGCTGTCGCGGATCGTCACGCAGTTTCTGGACTTTGCGCGTGAGACTGCGGACACCTCACCGCGCACCCATGTCGATGCGCATTGCCGCCGCCACTACGGCGACAGTCTCGCTGACGACACACTCGTGCGTCTGAATCTGCGCGCCGGTGACGGCTTCGAGTTGCCGCTCGTCGACCTCGACCGGATTCTGACGAACCTGATCGAGAACGCGCTCACCTACGGCGAACCGCCGGTGGAAATCTCGACGTCCCGGCATAACGGCCGCTTCACGCTCGAGGTGCGCGATCATGGCGGCGGCATACCGGGCAACCAGCTCGACCGCGCGCTGCAACCCTTTGGGCGACTCGACGAAGCGCGCGGCGGCGATGCGCATTGCGGTTTAGGCCTCGCGATCGTGCGGCGTCTGGTGCGGTATAACGGCGGCGATTTTCATGCGGATAACGCGTCTGATGGTGGGTTCGTGGTGTCGATGACGTTTCCGGTGTAGTGGCATCACTGCGGCGGCCGGCGTGACGAATTGTTGGAGAAGCAACCCAAGCGGGAGCGGGCGTGGGTCCCTGACGGATTCCTCGACGCCGGCAATGTCTGGGGCAACGAAGGCAACAGCACCGGCGCCAACGGTTTGCGCCACAGCTACGGCGCGGGTCTCGAATGGATTTCACCTATTGGCCCGCTCAAGCTTTCGCTTGGCTTGCCGATCGTCAAACACGCGACCGGCAAATATCGGAAGTTCCAGTTTCAGATCGGCACGTCCTTCTGAGCGAGCGCACTGACTGGAAAGCTTTGGTAAGCGCTTCGCCCTAAGGGTATCTAATCGCGTTTTATAAGCCGGGAGCAGGTCGGTAACATAGGTGATGAAGCTGCATCGTCAATTTTCAAACCACCCATGGAACTAGAAAGGAAGCCAGAACATGACTGGTCGCGTATGCAGAGTCCTCCTGTCCGGAGCGAATGTGCGGCGGCTTTTTTTGACCACCATGCTGGCGGGAATCGGCGGATTGCAAGGTTGTTCGACTACGCTGGAAACCCTTGGACTAGGGGTTGGGTTAGGCATCGGCGTAGGTGCGATCGGCGCGGTTGGTACGATCGCGTGTGCGATCGGCTGCGAGCGTGATCGCGGATTTTGAGGGGGGCTCGCGAGGATCGCGGCGAGCGTTCGTAGCGGATCTCTACCGATGACACGACGGACATAATCGGCGCTCGAATGCCGTTTAGCGTTTGACTCCCGTAACGATTGCGCGACAACCCAAACCTTTTCGACTGAATGTGCGAGGTCCATGCTGGGCCAGGCAGCTCGCGCGCGTGATCGTCGGCAAGGGCGTGAGTCTTTGTCCACGTGGCGGGCCACCCGCTGCAACATGATTGTAGAGACCTCGCACGCCGAGTACCTTGCGTTGGACATCAACGCCACAAGCCTCCAACGGGATCCGGCGTGTCCTGGGCGTATCGACGCCGAAACGGGCGCTCGTTAACTGCTCGTCGGTGCCCGGCCCATTTCACAGCATTTTTACGCGGCCCATTGAAATCGTTTCGCGGTCTTTACGAGGTCCTCCGTATAGTGGGCGGCTGGTGGTTCGACAAAGAACACAATCGCGAGATTTGCAGGGGCTCATATGGCGTTCAAACAAACCAGGGGCGGTGTGACCGTCGAGGCTTGCGTGTTTCCCGCTCCGGGTCACATGTTCAAAGGTGCATTGCGCGTGACGACCGTGCGGCACGACCAACCGGTCCAGCGGATCACCGGGCGCCGTTGCGGAAGGCCTGTGGCTAGCTCCGGGCAAGCGCTGGAACTGGCCGAACTCGAAGCACGCCGCATGCTCGGCGTCTGATATGCCATGACACCGTCAAGACCCGCCATGAGGTTCAGGGGGCTGTGCAAGCTCATCGCCATTGTGTTCGTCACCAATCAGGTTCTCACGACACTCTTCAACTACGCCGCCCAGCAACTCGATCCCGCGCTGCCGCCTGAATCGCTGTGGATTTTCAGCTGCTTGACCTGCGGGCTCGTGACGCTGTGGTTGCAGGCCGATGCGCGGCGCGCGTTCGGCCTCGCGCGCGAGAAGGGCTTTGTGAAGAACGGCGGCGACGGCAAGCAGGACTTGCAGATCGCCGAGGACTGCCCGAAGCGATGGCTCGTGATCTTGCATGTCGAACTGAATCCGGCGGCGATGCAGGCCTAGCGGCGGCGCGCCGGCCGGCCGTATCCGCTTGTTCGAGCGAACGGCTAATACTTTTACACGGCGTTAACGCGGCTTTAGCTAACCTCGAGTTACACACCGTTCGACACCCAGGATTTCTCGATGATACGAATGCTGATTCCCGTCCTCGATCATGGTGGCGCCGTCCAGGCCGCGCGCTACGCGGCGTTCATGTTTCTCGAGCGCGGTGTAACGGAAGTCGAACTACTGGAGGTCCTCGAACCGGTCGGGGAAGGGCGCGCGGCGGCCTTCCACTCCCGTAGCTTCCTGTTGCGCCATGAGAAGCAGGCCATGCTGAAGGCGTTGATCGACGCCCGTACGATTCTCGAAGAAGCCGGCGTGCCTTACCGCTGGAAACGGGTCTTCGGGCATCGCACGAAAGCGGTCGCGGACTACGCGGCGACGACTCGCCCGGACGTCATGGTGATCGACGCGAGCCATATGGGCTTCTTTCGCCGGCTCGCCATGCTTGCCTCGCTGGCGAGGCGAACGGTCACGCCGGTGACGATGGTTCACTGAATCGAATCATCCGGGCAACGCCCGGAATCAGACCATGCCGCCGGGCTTCCCACCCGCGCGGATTGCCGGTATGCACTGCAATTTCGACAGCGACAACGGTCTGGCGACGAGGCCGCTCCGACCTACGGCGACACTTGCCGCTGGACCGCTTTCCGAGGATCGGCAAGCTCGCTGTCGGACCATCCGCCCCCCAGATCGCCGATCAGCGACGCCGCATCGAGCAGCCGCGTTTGCTGCACGTTCAATGCGGTCTGCTGAAGACTCAACTGCGTGGCCTGCGCGGTCGCGACGGTCGTAAAGTCCACGGTGCCCGCCTCGTATTCATTGCGCGCGATCTCGGTGCCGCGCGTCGCGTCGCGTACCGCGCGCTCCAGCACCTCGGCTTGCTGCGCGAGGATACGCAAGCCGGCAAGGTCGTTCTCCACACCCTGGAATGCCGTCAAAACGGTGCCGCGATAGTTGGCGAGGGCCGCGTCGTAAGACGCTTTTGCCGCATCGACCTGGGCGCTGCGTTGCCCGCCGTCGAAAAGCGTCTCGCTCGCCTGGCCGCCCAACGACCAGACATAATTGGCGATATGCAGCAGCCCGTTCAACGGCGACTGCGTGAAGCCGTCCAGTGCCGACAGCGAGATCGTCGGGTAATACGCCGCGACGGCCACTCCGATCGCGGCGTTCTGCGCGGCCATCTGCCGCTCGGCGGCGGCAATATCGGGCCGGCGCTCCAGAAGCGTGGACGGTACGCTAAGCGGTATGGACGGCAGCGTCGGCAGCGTGGTGTTGGTGGGCACGTCCAGTTCTTCTGGATTCCTGCCGACTAGCACGGCGATCGCATGAACGTATTGAGCTCGCGCCACACCCAGCGCAATCAGGTTCGACTGGGCCGACTCCAGTTGCGTGCGGGCGCTCACCAGATCGGAAGGCGGCACGGTGCCGGCCTTGTCCTGCTCGGCGACCACGCGCAACGATTGCTCGAACGCAGCCACGGTGTGTTTGAGCAAGTCGATATTGGCATCCGTCACGCGCAGGTCGATCACCGCATTCGCCAGCGCGATCTGTTCGGAGAGGGTGGCGTTGGCGAGCGTCGCCTGGCTCGCCTGCGCGGTGGCGGCGCTTTCTTCGATGTTGCGGCGCACGAGGCCCCACAGATCGGGCGCCCAACTCGCGTTGGCTTCGAGCGAGCCGGCGTTGTTGATGCGCTGGAAGCTGCTCGCGCCCGAGCGGCCCACCAGACTGCTGCTCAGATTGCCGGTCGACGAACGTTCGCGGGTCGCCGATCCGGTTATGCCGATCGTGGGGAACAGGGCGCTGCGCGCGAGCCGCACTTCGGCCAGCGCTTGCTGGTAATTCGCATAGTTCTGACGCACGGTCTGGTTGGATACCGAGACGAGCGGCTCGAGTTCGTCGATGAGCGGGTCGTTGAAGGCCGTCCACCAGTCGCCCTTGGGACGTTCGGCGGCGGGCTGCGCCTCGGTCCAGCCGGGCAGTTCTTTCCACGTGGCGGGCGTGGCGACGGGCGGCCGGTGATAATCGGGGCCGACCATGCAGCCGCCCGTCAACACAGTCGATAGTGCCGCCACTATGCCGGCCAGTCGGGTGAGGGAGATCGTCTTCATCATGCGCTCGTATCCGATGCTGCGTCGCGGCGATTCCATGGCAGGCGCGCCGACCATCTCGCGAGTCGCGCGCGCAGCCGGTCGAGATACAGGTAGATCACCGGTGTCGTGTACAACGTAAAAAGTTGGCTCACGAGCAGGCCGCCCATGACCGTCACGCCGAGCGGCTGGCGCAGCGACGCGCCCTGGCCGATGCCGATCGCAAGCGGCACCGCGCCCAGCACGGCGGCCGCGGTCGTCATCATGATCGGGCGCAGCCGCACCACCGCCGCCTCGTGAATCGCATCGCGCGCATTCATGCCCTCATGGCGTTGCAACTGGATCGCGACGTCGACCATCATGATGCCGTTTTTCTTGACGATGCCGATCAGCAGAATGATGCCGATCATCGCGATCACCGAGAAGGGCGTGCCGAAGATGAGCAACGCGAGTGTCGCGCCGATGCCCGCCGACGGCAGCGTCGACAGGATCGTGAGCGGGTGCACTGTGTTCTCGTAGAGCACGCCGAGCACGAGGTAGACCACCACCAGCGCGGCGAGAATCAGCAGCGGCACGGCGCCCATCGACTGCCCGTAGGCCTGTGCGGCGCCGGCGAACGCGCCGTGCACCGACGCGGGCATGCCGATCTCGCGCTCGGCCTGCGCAATCAGCCGGCCGGCCTCGCTCAGCGATCCGCCGGCCGGCAGATTGAACGAAATGGTGCCGGCCACGAGGCCGCTCTGGTGGTTCACCTGGGTTGCGGTGCGGCTGTTCGAGAAGGTCATCATCGCGGCAAGCGGGACCATGGTTTCGGCCGCGGTGCTGTCCGCGCTGCCGCTGGAATTGCCGCCCTTGCTGTTCGAGATGCTGTTGGTCTGCTGGTTCGCTTCGGCGTCGGCGTTCAGCGAGTTCGTGTTCGCCCCGGTGCTCGACGCGCTGCTGACGGCCGCCGCCTGCGGCACGGCTTTGACGGTGGCGCGGGACATCTGCGTCTGCTGCGTGCCGCTCGCGTTGCCGGCGGCCGTGCTCAGGAAGATCTGGTTGAGCGCCTGCGGATATTGCCAGTAGGCCGGCGCGACTTCCATCACGACGAAGTACTGATTGAGCGGGTTGTAGATGGTGGACACGGTGCGCTGGCCGAAGGCGTCGTACAGCACGTTGTCGATCTGGTTCGGCTGGAGGCCGTAGCGCGCCGCGGTCGCGCGGTTCAAGCGCACGTAGGTCTGCAAACCGTTCTGCTGCAGGTCCGAGTTCACGTCTTCCAGTTTTCCGCGGTATTTGCCGAGCTCGGTGACGAGTTTCGGCACCCACGTGAAGAGCGCGTTGGCGTCGTCGCTGGTGAGCGTGTACTGGTATTCGGCCGCGGCCTGGCGCCCGCCGATCTGCAGATCCTGCTGCGCCTGCAGAAAGAGCCGCGCGCCCGAGACGGCATTGAGCCGGGGACGCAGCCGGTTGACCACCTCCGTTGCCGAGAGATGGCGTTGCGCGAGCGGTTTGAGTTCGATGAACACGTTGGCCGTGTTCAATGCGCGCCCGCCGGTGAACCCCGCCACCGACGCCACCGCCGGGTCTTCCTTCACGATCGCCTGCAATTGCGCGAGCTTCTTTTCCATGGCGTTGAAGGAGACGCTCTGATCGGCGATGATCTGGCCGATCAGAATGCCGGTGTCCTGCTCCGGAAAGAACGTGGCGGACAGTAGCGGGAACAGGAACACGTTGAGCACGAGCAGGGCGATCAACAACAGGACCACCGCGAGCGCATGATCGAGCGCCGCCGCGAGCGAGCGGGAATACGCCTGCTTGAAGCGCTCGAACTGCGCCTCGGCCCGGCGCGCCCAGCGCGACTGCACGTGCGTCGTGCGCTCGCGGCTGAGCAGGTAGGCGCACATGACCGGCGTGATCGTCAGCGAGATGAGCAGCGATATCAGGATCGCAATCGAGAGCGTGACGGCGAACTCGTGAAACAGCAGCCCGACGATGCCCGGCATCAGCAGGATCGGCAGAAACACGGCGATCAGCGAGAGGCTCATCGAAACCACCGTGAAGCCGACTTCGGCGCTGCCGCGCAGCGCGGCTTCCTTCGGATCGAGGCCGGCTTCGAGATGACGCACGATGTTCTCCAGCACCACCACGGCATCGTCGACCACGAAGCCGGTGCCGATCGTCAGCGCCATCAGCGAGAGATTGTCGATGCTATAGCCGAGCAGATACATCGGTCCGAACGAGCCGACGATCGACAGCGGCAGCGCGACCGCCGGAATCAGCGTGGCGCGCGGCGACAGCAGGAACACGAACACCACGCCCACCACCAGCAGCACCGCGATGAACAGCGTGCGCTCCGTGTCGGCCACCGAGGCGCGCACCGACTCCGAACGGTCGATCGCGACGTTCACGTGGATCGCGCTCGGCAACGCGGCTTCGATGATCGGCAGGCGCGACTGGATCTGCTGGACCGTCTGCACCACGTTGCTGCCCGGGGTCGGATAGACGATCACGAGCACCGCCGATTTGCCGTTGTAGAGCCCGGCGTTGCGAATGTTCTCGTTCGAGTCGCGCACCTGGGCCACATCGCGCAGCAGGACGGGGGCGCCGTCGCGATACGCGATCACCACGTCGCGATATGGCGCGGCCTTGCTGATCTGATCGTTCGAGGTGACCACATAGCGCTGCTCGCCCTGGTCGATGTGGCCTTTCGCGCTATTCGCATTCGCCGCGCCGATCGCCGCGCGCACGTCTTCCAGGCCGATGCCGTAGCTATTCAGCTTGCCCGGCTCCAGCTCGACGCGCACCGAAGGCAAGGCGCCGCCGCCGAGCGTGATCTGCCCGACGCCGTCCACCTGCGACAACTGCTGCTGGATCACCGAATCGGCGGAGTCGTAGAGCTGCGCTTTCGTCAGCGTGTCCGAGGTCAGCGCGAGCACCATGATCGGTGCGCCGGCCGGGTTGTACTGGCGGTATGTCGGGTTGCTGCGCAGCGTGGTCGGCAGATCGGCGCGCGCGGCCTGGATGGCGGCCTGCACGTCGCGCGCCGCGCCGTTGATATCGCGGTTCAGACCGAACACGACGATGATCATCGACGAGCCCACGTAACTGATCGAGGTGAGCTGGTTCACGTCGGCGATGGTGGCAAGGCGCCGCTCCAGCGGCTGGGCGACCGTGGCGGCCATGATTTCCGGGCTCGCGCCCGCCATGTTCGCCTGCAGCGCGATCACCGGAAAGGCGACGTTCGGCAGCGGCGCGACCGGCAGCCGGAAATACGCGAGCACGCCGGACAGCAGGATCGCGACCGCCAGCAGCGCGGTCGCCACAGGGCGCCGGATGAAGAGCGCCGAGAGGTTCACGGCGCGCTCTCCGGCGGCGCGGCGGCGCCCTCGCTCGCGGCGCGGCGCCGCTCCTTCACGCGCTGCGCAAGGCGGTCGAAGAACAGATAGATCACCGGCGTGGTGAACAGCGTCAGCACCTGGCTGAGCGTAAGGCCGCCGATGATCGCGAGCCCGAGCGGGCGGCGCAATTCGGAGCCGGTGCCGGTGCCGAGCAGCATGGGCAGCGCGCCGAGCATGGCCGCGAGCGTGGTCATCAGGATCGGCCGCAAGCGCAGCAGCGACGCTTCGAAGATCGCCTCGCGCGCCGGCTTGCCGTGCACGCGCTCTGCCTCGAGCGCGAAGTCCACCATCATGATCGCGTTCTTCTTGACGATGCCGATCAGCAGCACGATGCCGATAATGCCGATCACGTCGAGGTCGCTGCCCGCGATCATCAGCGCGAGCAGCGCGCCGATGCCGGCCGACGGCAGCGTCGAGAGGATCGTCACCGGGTGAATGTAGCTCTCGTACAGCACGCCGAGCACGATATAGACGGCGACCAGCGCGGCGATCAGCAGATACACCTCGCTCGTGAGCGAGTCTTCGAATGCCTGCGCCGCGCCCTGAAACGACGACGTGATCGACGGCGGCAGGGCGACTGCGCGCTCGGCGTCGCGGATCTGGGCGACGGCCGCGCTGAGCGAGGCGTCCTGCGCGAGGTTGAACGAGATCGTCACCGACGGGAACTGGGCGAGATGGCTGATCATCAGCGGCGATTGCGTGATGCTGATCTTCGCGATGCCCGACAGCGGCACCTGGCCGCTGCTGCTGGTCTGGCTCGGCAGATACAGATTGCCGATCGACTGCACGGTGGGCAGCGTTTCGGGCTTCGCCACGAGAATCACGCGGTACTGGTCGGACTGCTGGAAGATGGTCGAGACGATGCGCTGGCCGAGCGCGTCGTACAGCGCGTTGTCGATCGTGGCCGCGGTGATGCCGTACCGCGCGGCGAGCTGGCGGTTGACTTCGACGTTCACGCTCAGGCCGTTGGTGTTCAGGTCGCTCGTGACGTCCGTGATCGAGGCAATCTGCTTCATGCGCGCGATCAGCGCCGGCACATACTGGTTGAAGGCCTGCTGGTTCGGCCCGCGCAGCACGAAGTTGTACTGGTTGCGCGAGATCGCGGTGTCGAGCGTCAGGTCCTGCTCGGGTTGCAGATACAGACGGATGCCGGGCACGTCGGCGACTTCCTGCTGCAGCCGGCGGCCGATTTCTGCGGCGCTCGCCGAGCGGTCGTCGCGCGGGCGCAAATTGATCAGAAAGCGCCCGTTGTTGAGCGTCGGATTGGTCCCGTCGATGCCGACATACGAGGTCAGCGACACCACGTCGGGGTCCTTCAGAATCGCGTCGGCGAGCGCGCTCTGACGCCGGACCATGGCCGGGTACGAGACCGAATTGTCGGCCACGCTGATGCCCTGGATTACGCCGACGTCCTGCACAGGGAACAGCCCCTTCGGAATCACGATGTACAGAATCGCGGTGAGCGCCACCGTGATGAGCGCGACCACCAGCGTCAGCGTCTGGTGATCGAGCACCCAGCGCAGGCCGCGTTCATACGCCGCGAGCGTCCTGTCGAACACGCCTTCGCTGAACCGCTCGAAGCGGCTCGGATGGCGTTGCGCCTGCGCGCGCAGGAGGCGCGCGCACAGCATCGGCACGACGGTCAGCGAGACCACCGCCGAAATCACGATCGTCACCGCGAGCGTGATCGCGAATTCGCTGAAGAGCCGGCCGATCACGCCGCCCATGAACAGCAGCGGGATCAGCACCGCGATCAGCGAGACCGTCAGCGAGAGGATCGTGAAGCCGATCTGGCCGGCGCCTTCGAGCGCGGCTTCGAGCGGCGTCCTGCCTTCCTCCAGATAGCGCACGATGTTCTCGATCATCACGATCGAGTCGTCGACGACGAAGCCCGTGGCGATGATCAACGCCATCAGCGAGAGGTTGTCGATCGAGTAGTTGAGCTGGTACATCACGGCGAGCGTGCCGATCAACGACACCGGCACCGAGATGCTCGGAATGATGGTGGCGGGCACATTGCGCAGGAACACGAAAATCACCAGCACGACCAGCA
Above is a genomic segment from Paraburkholderia aromaticivorans containing:
- a CDS encoding ATP-binding protein — translated: MTNPFNTLFGRLSLMTVSLIVLVHITALVLVDRERGQIDTAHAQRALLLAVQAEHDGALAASHVSAILGMSYVKAGDAIASGCPAPCENTSGPFERDLRAKLPPGSQVVVDADDGTVWVHYAGNPDWLKLQNSMLPARRFLGASATMLVFAVIIALFGAWHLQRPLHRLALAAREFRVGHRAPVVEASGPRELKELIGDFNQMVHELAQAEQDRAVMLAGVAHDLRAPITRMQVRADLLPDEANRRGFLRDAESLSRIVTQFLDFARETADTSPRTHVDAHCRRHYGDSLADDTLVRLNLRAGDGFELPLVDLDRILTNLIENALTYGEPPVEISTSRHNGRFTLEVRDHGGGIPGNQLDRALQPFGRLDEARGGDAHCGLGLAIVRRLVRYNGGDFHADNASDGGFVVSMTFPV
- a CDS encoding universal stress protein, giving the protein MLIPVLDHGGAVQAARYAAFMFLERGVTEVELLEVLEPVGEGRAAAFHSRSFLLRHEKQAMLKALIDARTILEEAGVPYRWKRVFGHRTKAVADYAATTRPDVMVIDASHMGFFRRLAMLASLARRTVTPVTMVH
- a CDS encoding efflux transporter outer membrane subunit, whose translation is MMKTISLTRLAGIVAALSTVLTGGCMVGPDYHRPPVATPATWKELPGWTEAQPAAERPKGDWWTAFNDPLIDELEPLVSVSNQTVRQNYANYQQALAEVRLARSALFPTIGITGSATRERSSTGNLSSSLVGRSGASSFQRINNAGSLEANASWAPDLWGLVRRNIEESAATAQASQATLANATLSEQIALANAVIDLRVTDANIDLLKHTVAAFEQSLRVVAEQDKAGTVPPSDLVSARTQLESAQSNLIALGVARAQYVHAIAVLVGRNPEELDVPTNTTLPTLPSIPLSVPSTLLERRPDIAAAERQMAAQNAAIGVAVAAYYPTISLSALDGFTQSPLNGLLHIANYVWSLGGQASETLFDGGQRSAQVDAAKASYDAALANYRGTVLTAFQGVENDLAGLRILAQQAEVLERAVRDATRGTEIARNEYEAGTVDFTTVATAQATQLSLQQTALNVQQTRLLDAASLIGDLGGGWSDSELADPRKAVQRQVSP
- a CDS encoding efflux RND transporter permease subunit translates to MNLSALFIRRPVATALLAVAILLSGVLAYFRLPVAPLPNVAFPVIALQANMAGASPEIMAATVAQPLERRLATIADVNQLTSISYVGSSMIIVVFGLNRDINGAARDVQAAIQAARADLPTTLRSNPTYRQYNPAGAPIMVLALTSDTLTKAQLYDSADSVIQQQLSQVDGVGQITLGGGALPSVRVELEPGKLNSYGIGLEDVRAAIGAANANSAKGHIDQGEQRYVVTSNDQISKAAPYRDVVIAYRDGAPVLLRDVAQVRDSNENIRNAGLYNGKSAVLVIVYPTPGSNVVQTVQQIQSRLPIIEAALPSAIHVNVAIDRSESVRASVADTERTLFIAVLLVVGVVFVFLLSPRATLIPAVALPLSIVGSFGPMYLLGYSIDNLSLMALTIGTGFVVDDAVVVLENIVRHLEAGLDPKEAALRGSAEVGFTVVSMSLSLIAVFLPILLMPGIVGLLFHEFAVTLSIAILISLLISLTITPVMCAYLLSRERTTHVQSRWARRAEAQFERFKQAYSRSLAAALDHALAVVLLLIALLVLNVFLFPLLSATFFPEQDTGILIGQIIADQSVSFNAMEKKLAQLQAIVKEDPAVASVAGFTGGRALNTANVFIELKPLAQRHLSATEVVNRLRPRLNAVSGARLFLQAQQDLQIGGRQAAAEYQYTLTSDDANALFTWVPKLVTELGKYRGKLEDVNSDLQQNGLQTYVRLNRATAARYGLQPNQIDNVLYDAFGQRTVSTIYNPLNQYFVVMEVAPAYWQYPQALNQIFLSTAAGNASGTQQTQMSRATVKAVPQAAAVSSASSTGANTNSLNADAEANQQTNSISNSKGGNSSGSADSTAAETMVPLAAMMTFSNSRTATQVNHQSGLVAGTISFNLPAGGSLSEAGRLIAQAEREIGMPASVHGAFAGAAQAYGQSMGAVPLLILAALVVVYLVLGVLYENTVHPLTILSTLPSAGIGATLALLIFGTPFSVIAMIGIILLIGIVKKNGIMMVDVAIQLQRHEGMNARDAIHEAAVVRLRPIMMTTAAAVLGAVPLAIGIGQGASLRQPLGVTVMGGLLVSQLFTLYTTPVIYLYLDRLRARLARWSARLPWNRRDAASDTSA
- a CDS encoding efflux RND transporter permease subunit, with product MNFSRLFILRPVATSLLMVALVLVGLVAVRFLPVSSLPAVDYPTIQVQTFYPGASPNVMATTVTAPLEVQLGEIPGLQQMVSYSSEGASVITLQFDLSLNLDIAEQNVQQAINAANSFLPAGLPAPPTYAKVNPADQPILTLAVTSKSMSLTQLQDAANNRLATKISEVPGVGLVTTAGGNVPAIRVEADPQKLAAYGLNLDDLRTLLANVNVSQPKGNFDGPELDYTINANDQIVDPQDYLDSVIAYQNGAPVYLRDVARVSQAAQDVERGAWYNRTPAIVLNVQRQPGANVIATVNQIMKQLPALESTLPAGMQVTVVANTTGVIRSSVSDAAFELVLAVVLVVLVIFVFLRNVPATIIPSISVPVSLIGTLAVMYQLNYSIDNLSLMALIIATGFVVDDSIVMIENIVRYLEEGRTPLEAALEGAGQIGFTILSLTVSLIAVLIPLLFMGGVIGRLFSEFAITLAVTIVISAVVSLTVVPMLCARLLRAQAQRHPSRFERFSEGVFDRTLAAYERGLRWVLDHQTLTLVVALITVALTAILYIVIPKGLFPVQDVGVIQGISVADNSVSYPAMVRRQSALADAILKDPDVVSLTSYVGIDGTNPTLNNGRFLINLRPRDDRSASAAEIGRRLQQEVADVPGIRLYLQPEQDLTLDTAISRNQYNFVLRGPNQQAFNQYVPALIARMKQIASITDVTSDLNTNGLSVNVEVNRQLAARYGITAATIDNALYDALGQRIVSTIFQQSDQYRVILVAKPETLPTVQSIGNLYLPSQTSSSGQVPLSGIAKISITQSPLMISHLAQFPSVTISFNLAQDASLSAAVAQIRDAERAVALPPSITSSFQGAAQAFEDSLTSEVYLLIAALVAVYIVLGVLYESYIHPVTILSTLPSAGIGALLALMIAGSDLDVIGIIGIVLLIGIVKKNAIMMVDFALEAERVHGKPAREAIFEASLLRLRPILMTTLAAMLGALPMLLGTGTGSELRRPLGLAIIGGLTLSQVLTLFTTPVIYLFFDRLAQRVKERRRAASEGAAAPPESAP